One genomic segment of Cervus canadensis isolate Bull #8, Minnesota chromosome 14, ASM1932006v1, whole genome shotgun sequence includes these proteins:
- the LOC122453100 gene encoding 60S ribosomal protein L10-like, whose protein sequence is MQPVACTGSPKGPWRQLFLVGIHDWPAVSQSRLQTGMRGAFGKPQGTVARVHIGQVIMSICTKLQNKEHVIEVLRRAKFKFPGRQKIHISKKWGFTKFNADEFENMVAEKRLIPDGCGVKYIPNRGPLDKWWALHS, encoded by the coding sequence ATGCAACCTGTTGCCTGTACAGGTAGCCCTAAGGGACCTTGGAGACAACTCTTCCTAGTGGGCATTCATGACTGGCCTGCTGTTTCTCAATCTAGACTCCAGACAGGTATGCGTGGTGCCtttggaaagccccagggcacagtggccagGGTCCACATTGGCCAGGTCATAATGTCCATCTGCACCAAGCTGCAGAACAAGGAGCATGTGATTGAAGTCCTCCGCCgggccaagttcaagttccctggcCGTCAGAAGATCCACATCTCCAAGAAGTGGGGATTTACCAAGTTCAATGCGGATGAATTTGAGAACATGGTGGCAGAAAAGCGACTCATCCCGGATGGCTGTGGGGTCAAATACATCCCTAATCGTGGTCCCCTGGACAAATGGTGGGCCCTGCACTCATGA